The window GCATGAAGAACATGGTACTTTCATCACTGGTGGAGCGATTAATCTTCGCTGGGGCGCTAATACGCAAAGCACACTGATTACCACCTTACCAGCAGGTTCAGAAGTTAAATACAATGCTTGGGCTAGAGATAGTGCTGGGCGTGTATGGTTACAGCAACCGAGAGAAAATGGTAAGAATGGCTATTTAGTTGGTCGTGTCGGCAGTGAGCCGTGGGGAACTTTCAAATAATTTAATATAATTCAAAAGCCGCTCTGGAGATGTTTCTCTGGAGCGGCTTTTTGCATACAACAAATTTTCTATTATTTTAACTATGTTTTCTTGTTACAATTTTACTTACAATATGTTATACTTAACTTGCAACAAGTTAGGAATTCTAAAATTCAATGAACTCAAAAAGCATTACCTGATCGCTACAAAAGGTAATGCTTTTTTTATCGCTTGACGCAACCTATCAAACGTTGAGGGTGGAAATGCGACTATTTATGTTTTTTGTTGTTACGCCGATCATCCAGCCAGTGATCGAATAGTGATTTCACCATTCCCACAAGAATTGGAGCTACAACTAAAGTTAGAAAATCCTTCAACGAACTCACCTCCTTTCAAGGGGAGGCAATAGTCGCTGAAATAATTATAACAAAATTAGATGTATAGTATATGTAGAAAATGAAACTATAAGTAATTATCAACTGACCCCCGCTGTGACCCCCAAACTTAAAATAGAATAAATTCAAATAAAAGAAAAAGTACCATATCTCAGGCACTTAAAAGCATAGAAAATCATATAAAATCAAACGATTTGGTCTCCTAAACTGTAGAGGTGAGTTCGAATCTCACCGGGGTCATATTGATGTAGAGCTATTTGTGGGACTTTATAAATAAACAAAAATTAAATTTGACCCCCAAATGACCCCTAAGCAAGTTAATCTTCAATTTTTTTGGATAATACATCGTTGATTTTTTTATTAACTAATTCTCTGTGCTTTTCAAATTCATAGGCGTATGTTTCTTCTGTAGTTTTAGTTGTAGCATGTCCTAGGCGTTGTGCAATGTCATAAGTAGAAATATCAGCTTGAAGCAAAAGAGCAACTTGAGAATGTCGTAAAGAATGAGGGTGGAAATCATCGGCTGAAATACCTAAATTTTTTAGTGCAGTTCTAAGACATTCTGTTAAGCCCTTAGATCCGGGTAGGCATCTATGCGTCTTTGACCAGAAAACTTTGGTTTTATGATTATTTTTTAATTCTTGAATACAATCCATCATTTTAGACGGGACACTCACAATTCGTTGAGATGACCCGTTTTTTGTTGGTCCATAATCTTTTTGAGTATATACCCAACTTTTTTCTACAGTAATGAGATTGCTTTTTAAGTTAATATTATCCCATGTTAATCCTGCAACTTCGCTTTCTCTTAAGCCCGTTAGGAGCATTAACATTAGCATATATGAGGAAGAATACTGAGGTTTCCTATGGTCGTAAAGATATTTATATAGTCTAGGAATATCTTTGTCTTGTAAATAAGTAACCTTATAGGCTTTATCTTGGTTATAAGCTAGTGAAATATCGTCAGTAAAGTTTCTTGTTATTATGCCGTCATTAATCGCAGAACGGATACAAGCTTTGATAATATTATGAAGTTTACGCATGGTCGTCTTAGCATGGTCTTTTCCAAAATCATTTATAAACTGCTGATAGGTGGTTCTTTTTATTGATTTGATTTTGGTAGCTCCAAAGTAGTTTCTAATCCGTTTACCTTGCAATATATATTCAGTTAATGTATTAGGTGCTACAGAATTACTTTGACCGTTTGGAGTACCTTTGTATGTCTTTACCCAATTATCGTAATAATCGGCGAAAATCGGGTTTTCTGTCACGTTAACACCATCGCTTACTTGGACTGCTAATTTATTATCTTTTTTTTCAGCTTCACGTTTATTTTTAAATCCTCGGCGGGTAATATAGTGACGTTTGCCATTTACATCGTACCAAGAACGCTTGATATACCATGTTTTTGATTTATTATCCTTATAAACAGACATTTTTAATCCTTTTTTTCATTAGAAATTTTAAAAAGCTTCAACAATGTTTGATAATCTTCATCACAAATATCTTTCTTTTCTCCATAAGGATCGCATGCGAAAATTCCTAATCTTCTAAGTTTCTCTCGATTGGTTAACATTTTTGTCACCTCCTTTCAGAACACTAGTTCTATCTGATCGTAAAAATAAAACCAGCGTTAACTGGTTTTAAAACTATTTCAAATCGGTTTGAGTCTTAGAGGTTAATGCACCATTCTCAAATGTAAGAGAAGCAAATGCACCGTCAGCTTTTCCTTTAATACCGGTGTACCATAATCCCGTAACCGTCTTAGTACCAAGAAGAAGAGACTCGTTCAAGCTGTCAGGTTCCCCATATTTTTTAACGATATCATCATATGTGGCGCCGTCTTGAATACTATTAAAAGCCGCAAGATCTAATTTTTCATCACGTTTTCCCCACTTAAAGCCAGTGATGTCCTTAGTAACAGCCTTATCTGGCTCAAATTGAACGGTAACAGTAACAGCGCCTTTATTCCAGATATAAGATTTTGTCTTATAACTATCTACGGTAGTGGTATCAGTTGTATTAGCTTTTCCCAGTAACTTTTCTACATCTTGAATAGTGGAACCGCCTTCACCATGATTGCTTAATTCACCAACTTTAATTTGATCGAACTTTTCTCTCAACTCTTTATTTTGAGAGATAGTTTCATTCTTTTTCTTTTTTTGGGAAGTTTTAGCAGAATCGCTTTTACTACCGCTATTAGATGAACAAGCTGACATAGACAAGCCAAGTAGGGCAAGTCCGGTAGCAGCAACTAAATATTTCTTTTTCATAAAATCCTCCTATGAGCTAACCTTAACATCAGCTTTTTAAGTCATCAGTCTTGGACTATAAAGGTTAAAATAGTAAGTCATTATTGCTTTCAAATTTTTGGGCAACCACTTTTTTCAATCTCTCAGGAATTCCAAACTGTAGCATAAATTCTCCAGGGTCTTCACAGGTATATCCTTGGGAAGAAGCATAATTCCAGATGAGATCTAATCCATATAGATCAGCTTGATCTTCCTTAAAAGCATCATCATTGCGATTAAAAGCACGATGTTCTTGCCATTTATAAGTATGGTCATAGTACATAACACCTTTATCGCCATTTATATAATGCCCTAATTCGTGAGCAGCCATGAATGGAATTTCTGGTGGATTCCACCAGTTTGTATTAATAATGATAGTTTTTTGTTTAGGAAGATACCTAGAACGGAAATGTCTGTCTTCTAAGCGGGATAGTATGTAAGAAAGATGATGATCTTCAATTAAATTACAAATATAGATTAGCAAATCATTATTGTACATGGCATTACTCGTAGTGAACGTCTCCATCATTCTTATGTCTTTCAAGAATTGCTTTGATAACGTCCATATCTTCTTCTGAAACAGGGCGTCCACCGTAACTAAGAACGACAGGATCTTTTTCTAGGTCAACGGATTTAGGCTCACTAGTTTTATCTGAACCTAATAAATAATCAGCTGACACATCAAAGTATTCAGCTAGTTTAGCTAAAGCACCGCTTGAAGGCTCAGCTTTCCCATTTTCCCATTTAGTAATAGTTTGTTGAGATACATGTAATAATTTGCTTAGTTCTGTTTGTGAGA of the Lactobacillus gasseri ATCC 33323 = JCM 1131 genome contains:
- a CDS encoding type I toxin-antitoxin system Fst family toxin codes for the protein MSSLKDFLTLVVAPILVGMVKSLFDHWLDDRRNNKKHK
- a CDS encoding tyrosine-type recombinase/integrase gives rise to the protein MSVYKDNKSKTWYIKRSWYDVNGKRHYITRRGFKNKREAEKKDNKLAVQVSDGVNVTENPIFADYYDNWVKTYKGTPNGQSNSVAPNTLTEYILQGKRIRNYFGATKIKSIKRTTYQQFINDFGKDHAKTTMRKLHNIIKACIRSAINDGIITRNFTDDISLAYNQDKAYKVTYLQDKDIPRLYKYLYDHRKPQYSSSYMLMLMLLTGLRESEVAGLTWDNINLKSNLITVEKSWVYTQKDYGPTKNGSSQRIVSVPSKMMDCIQELKNNHKTKVFWSKTHRCLPGSKGLTECLRTALKNLGISADDFHPHSLRHSQVALLLQADISTYDIAQRLGHATTKTTEETYAYEFEKHRELVNKKINDVLSKKIED
- a CDS encoding DUF3862 domain-containing protein, whose translation is MKKKYLVAATGLALLGLSMSACSSNSGSKSDSAKTSQKKKKNETISQNKELREKFDQIKVGELSNHGEGGSTIQDVEKLLGKANTTDTTTVDSYKTKSYIWNKGAVTVTVQFEPDKAVTKDITGFKWGKRDEKLDLAAFNSIQDGATYDDIVKKYGEPDSLNESLLLGTKTVTGLWYTGIKGKADGAFASLTFENGALTSKTQTDLK
- a CDS encoding ImmA/IrrE family metallo-endopeptidase yields the protein MMETFTTSNAMYNNDLLIYICNLIEDHHLSYILSRLEDRHFRSRYLPKQKTIIINTNWWNPPEIPFMAAHELGHYINGDKGVMYYDHTYKWQEHRAFNRNDDAFKEDQADLYGLDLIWNYASSQGYTCEDPGEFMLQFGIPERLKKVVAQKFESNNDLLF
- a CDS encoding helix-turn-helix domain-containing protein, encoding MIGDRIRELRTSHRLSQTELSKLLHVSQQTITKWENGKAEPSSGALAKLAEYFDVSADYLLGSDKTSEPKSVDLEKDPVVLSYGGRPVSEEDMDVIKAILERHKNDGDVHYE